In Tachysurus fulvidraco isolate hzauxx_2018 chromosome 11, HZAU_PFXX_2.0, whole genome shotgun sequence, one DNA window encodes the following:
- the LOC113643686 gene encoding olfactory receptor 1-like: protein MENSSGEFMFLLHGLNDTWTNRYIYFAFGLIIYIMTFFLNLTLALTIILDKTLHEPMYMFICNLFFNGILGASAFYPKILADLLSKYHVISYIGCLSQVGIIYSYVLCEYSCLTVMSYDRYISICKPLEYHSIMTPQKGLKLLIITWFCSILEAVVGVLLTARLPLCSNVIDKLYCSNWEVVKLACTDVTVNNVYGYFIIVYHTAQAVFIIVSYISIIRASLRSKTQWAKFMQTCLPHLIAVTNFTISLLFDLMYARYGKIQGLQALRNILGIEFLVVPPFLNPIIYGFKLTQIRQGFVKIYKQRRKALQHS, encoded by the coding sequence ATGGAAAATTCCTCTGGAGAATTCATGTTTTTGCTTCATGGACTGAATGACACATGGACaaacagatatatttattttgcatttggtCTAATTATCTATATTATGACTTTTTTCCTAAATTTGACACTAGCTCTTACAATAATACTTGACAAAACACTTCATGAACctatgtatatgtttatatgcaatttgttttttaatgggATACTTGGGGCTTCTGCTTTCTATCCAAAAATCCTTGCTGACCTTTTATCAAAATATCATGTTATCTCCTATATAGGATGCCTCTCACAAGTCGGCATAATTTATTCTTATGTTCTCTGTGAATACTCATGTTTAACAGTCATGTCATATGACAGATACATATCCATTTGTAAGCCTTTGGAGTATCATTCTATTATGACACCtcagaaaggtttaaaattgtTGATTATTACTTGGTTCTGTTCCATACTAGAGGCCGTTGTGGGGGTTTTGTTAACTGCCCGACTTCCGTTATGCAGTAATGTCATTGACAAGCTTTACTGTTCTAACTGGGAAGTTGTTAAGCTGGCTTGCACAGATGTGACAGTGAACAATGTGTATGGGTATTTTATAATAGTTTATCATACAGCTCAAGCTGTATTCATCATTGTGTCATATATTAGCATTATAAGAGCTTCTTTAAGATCCAAGACACAGTGGGCAAAATTCATGCAGACATGCCTTCCTCATTTAATAGCAGTCACAAACTTCACTATTTCCCTGCTCTTTGATCTTATGTATGCACGTTATGGCAAAATCCAGGGACTGCAAGCTCTACGAAACATCTTGGGTATTGAATTTCTTGTTGTGCCTCCTTTCCTAAACCCAATAATATATGGATTTAAACTAACACAGATAAGACAAGGGTTTGTTAAAATATACAAGCAGAGACGTAAAGCTTTACAGCATAGCTAA